The genomic DNA ATACGGAACGCGCCGGCATCGTGATCATTCACCAGGAACTGATGCTCGTGCCGCAGCTGTCGGTGGCCGAGAATATTTTCCTCGGCAACGAAATCACGCTGCCCGGCGGCCGCATGAACTACGCGGCGATGTATCAGCGCGCCGACGCGCTGCTGCGCGAGCTCAATATCGAAGGCATCAACGTCGCGCAGCCCGTGATGAACTACGGCGGCGGCCATCAGCAGCTGATCGAAATCGCGAAGGCGCTGAACAAGCAGGCGAAGCTGCTGATTCTCGATGAGCCATCCTCATCGCTGACCGCGGCCGAAACGCAGATCCTGCTCAATATCGTGCGCGACCTGAAGAAACGCGGCGTGGCGTGCGTCTATATCTCGCACAAGCTCGACGAAGTCGAAGCCGTGTGCGACACGATCACCGTGATCCGCGACGGCAAGCATGTCGCGACGCAGCCGATGGCGAAGCTCGACACCGATCGCATCATCGCGATGATGGTCGGACGTGAGATCACGAACCTGTTTCCGCGCGAGCCGCATGACATCGGCGACGTGATTTTCGAAGCGCGCAACGTCACGTGTTTCGACGTGACGAATGCGAACCGCAAACGCGTCGACGACGTGTCGTTTTCGTTGCGCAAAGGCGAGATTCTCGGCGTCGCGGGTCTGGTCGGCGCGGGCCGCACCGAGTTGATGCAAGCGATTTTCGGCGCCTATCCGGGCGCGAGCCACGCTGAAGTCTGGATGAACGGCAAGCGTTTGAAGATCGGCGGACCGGCCGACGCGATTCGCGCCGGCATTGCGATGGTGCCCGAAGACCGCAAGCGGCACGGCATCGTGCCGCAGCTAGGCGTTGGCTACAACATCACGCTCGCGGTGCTGTCGCGCTTCGCGAAGGGCGGGCGTATCGACAGCGCATCGGAACTCGACACGATCCACACTGAAATGAAGCGCCTGTCGGTGCGCGCCGCGTCGCCGATGCTGTCGATCGCGAGTCTTTCCGGCGGCAACCAGCAGAAGGCCGTGCTGACGCGCATGCTGCTCACCGACCCGCAGGTGCTGATTCTCGATGAGCCGACGCGCGGCGTCGACGTCGGCGCGAAATACGAAATCTACAAGCTGATGTTCGCGCTCGCGCGGCGCGGCGTGTCGATTGTCGTCGTGTCCTCGGAATTGCCCGAAGTGCTCGGCGTGAGCGACCGCGTGCTCGTGATCGGCGAAGGGCGCCTGCGCGGCGACTTCGTCAACGACGGCCTGACGCAGGAACATATCCTGACGGCGGCGCTTAGCGCCGAACGCCATGACCCCTCTCAACTTGCGAGCGTCGCATGACACCTGAAATCAGTTCCGTCGAAAACCGCGCGCCCGGGCGCGCATCGATCGCATCGGGCCAGCGCGTCAAGCAACTGTTCGCGCGTTACAAGCTGCTCGCGCTGCTGCTTGCGGTCGCGGTGATCTGGACGTTCTTTTCGTTCCTCACCGACGGCGCGTTCGTCACGCCGCGCAACCTGTCGAACCTGCTGCGGCAGATGTCGATCACGGGGATGCTCGCGTGCGGCATGGTATTTGTCATTATCGCCGGCGAAATCGATCTGTCGGTGGGTTCGCTGCTCGGCTTGCTCGGCGGCCTCGCGGCGATTCTCGACGTCAAGTTCCACTGGCCGCTCGCGGCCACGCTGCCGGTCGTGATGCTCGCGGGCGTCGCGGTCGGCGTGTTCAACGGCTGGTGGTCCACCTATTTGCGCGTGCCGTCGTTTATCGTCGGCCTCGGCGGCATGCTCGCCTATCGCGGTGTGCTGCTCGGCATCACGGGCGGCTCGACGATCGCGCCCGCCTCAGATGCGCTCGTGTTCGTCGGGCAAGGCTATCTGCCGCGTATCGCGGGCAATGTGCTGGCGGTCGTGCTGTTCGCGCTGCTCGCCGTGCTGACCGTGCGGCAGCGCAGGAGCCGTCAGCACTACAACCTGCCCGTTGTGCCGCTGTGGCAGGACGGCGTGAAGATTGTGGCGGCCGGGCTGCTCGTGCTCGCGTTCGTCGCCACGCTGAACCGCTACGGCGGCATTCCGGTGCCGGTGCTCGTGTTGCTCGCGCTGCTCGGCATCTTCACCTATGTCGCGACGCAGACCGTGTTCGGCCGCCGTATCTACGCGGTCGGCTCGAACCTCGAAGCGACGCGCCTGTCGGGTGTCAACACGAACCGCGTGAAGCTCGCGATCTTCGCGCTGATGGGGCTGATGTGCGCGTTCGGCGGCCTTGTCGAAACCGCGCGGCTCGCGGCGGGCTCGCCGTCGGCGGGCACGACCGGCGAACTCGACGCGATCGCCGCGTGCTTTATCGGCGGCACCTCGATGCGCGGCGGCTCGGGCACGGTCTACGGCGCGCTGATCGGCGCGCTCGTGATGGCGAGCCTCGACAACGGCATGTCGATGCTCGACGTCGACTCATACTGGCAGATGATCGTGAAGGGCGGCATTCTCGTGCTGGCCGTCTGGGTTGATGTGATCTCGGGGTCGAACCAGCGGTAATCCACCGACGAACGCACGGCCGTGGTGCGGTGCACCACGGCGCGGCACCGGTTCGCTTCGTCAGCGTGCGTGCGGGCGATCGGCCGGTTCGGTAAAAAGCCATTCGCGAGCGACGAAAAAGCGGCTGCAGACGCATTGTCTGCAGCCGCTTTCGTTTTTCCAACGCGCGCCTCGCCGCGCCCAGGGCCCCTCCAGACAAGCGATTGCCCCTATCGAGCCGCGCTCGTCGCGCGCATTCGGCCACTCGCCGCACGCGACCTCGACACCCGATGGCATACCTATTGCGTTAATCGCCGCCGAGGCCAATGGCGGCCTTGATGATTGCAGTTCGAGAGCGGTGCGCTCGCGTTGAGCGGACCACTAAGGGGCAACGGCGTCCCGAACCACACGTAGCGCGATCGGCGTGCCGATTTGCCTTGCGCGCGTGCGGTTCGGGACGCTTTTCTTTTGCGTGCACACAACGTCGTGCGCGCCCTCGCAGAGAGACCCATGAAAAATCTGTTCAGTTCGTTGACGAGCGGTAACTGGCGCGCGCTGCTCGCGTGCTTCTTCTACTTCGATACCGGTTTCACCGTGTGGGTGATGTTCGGGCCGCTCGCGCCGTTCATTCACAAAGACATTGCGATGTCGCCCGCCGAACTGGGCTTTCTGGTCGCGGTGCCGGTGCTCGGCGCGGCGATCCTGCGCGTGACGCTCGGCAACCTGTACCAGGCGTGCGACGGCCGGCGCATCGCGCTGATGGGCGTGCTGCTCTCGGCGATTCCGTCGATCGTGCTGCTGCTGATGCCGGGCACGCCGTCTTACACGTTGCTGCTCGTGCTCGGCGTGTTCCTCGGCGTCGGCGGCGCGAGCTTCGCGGTCGCGTTGCCGATGGCAGGCAGCAACTATCCGCCGAAGGTGCAGGGGCTCGTGCTCGGTCTCGCGGCAGC from Paraburkholderia edwinii includes the following:
- a CDS encoding sugar ABC transporter permease codes for the protein MTPEISSVENRAPGRASIASGQRVKQLFARYKLLALLLAVAVIWTFFSFLTDGAFVTPRNLSNLLRQMSITGMLACGMVFVIIAGEIDLSVGSLLGLLGGLAAILDVKFHWPLAATLPVVMLAGVAVGVFNGWWSTYLRVPSFIVGLGGMLAYRGVLLGITGGSTIAPASDALVFVGQGYLPRIAGNVLAVVLFALLAVLTVRQRRSRQHYNLPVVPLWQDGVKIVAAGLLVLAFVATLNRYGGIPVPVLVLLALLGIFTYVATQTVFGRRIYAVGSNLEATRLSGVNTNRVKLAIFALMGLMCAFGGLVETARLAAGSPSAGTTGELDAIAACFIGGTSMRGGSGTVYGALIGALVMASLDNGMSMLDVDSYWQMIVKGGILVLAVWVDVISGSNQR
- the xylG gene encoding D-xylose ABC transporter ATP-binding protein, whose protein sequence is MEQAHKAPALLELRGIAKSFAGVRALDGIDLSVAPGECVGLCGENGAGKSTLMKIVSGVYPYGDWSGEMLWEGRPLHAQNIRDTERAGIVIIHQELMLVPQLSVAENIFLGNEITLPGGRMNYAAMYQRADALLRELNIEGINVAQPVMNYGGGHQQLIEIAKALNKQAKLLILDEPSSSLTAAETQILLNIVRDLKKRGVACVYISHKLDEVEAVCDTITVIRDGKHVATQPMAKLDTDRIIAMMVGREITNLFPREPHDIGDVIFEARNVTCFDVTNANRKRVDDVSFSLRKGEILGVAGLVGAGRTELMQAIFGAYPGASHAEVWMNGKRLKIGGPADAIRAGIAMVPEDRKRHGIVPQLGVGYNITLAVLSRFAKGGRIDSASELDTIHTEMKRLSVRAASPMLSIASLSGGNQQKAVLTRMLLTDPQVLILDEPTRGVDVGAKYEIYKLMFALARRGVSIVVVSSELPEVLGVSDRVLVIGEGRLRGDFVNDGLTQEHILTAALSAERHDPSQLASVA